The Rhopalosiphum maidis isolate BTI-1 chromosome 1, ASM367621v3, whole genome shotgun sequence genome has a segment encoding these proteins:
- the LOC113552163 gene encoding uncharacterized protein LOC113552163 isoform X2, whose product MGKGDKKPTSQNSAGSNIVGKFTQSVRRIVQDVKDEGTASGQTKEEVIETNERLRAVRIRLEESYDTAKKSLITLMTKYTESKSTRNVFQRYNLLKAMIKEVIRLETQYWTLVEIPKQEKQETVPSFVLRACGIVEKSQKSGEGVKSTAKLAEEDEKKRERIDRLCDMTTAQIEAENTQMTNDLYRLLKKYTGLRNLIRELKVEYVNSKVYPIFPRYNILKDLIKDIMHHQEYMEVCHEVDAV is encoded by the exons cTGGTTCGAATATTGTGGGCAAGTTTACTCAGAGTGTCAGACGAATAGTACAAGACGTCAAGGACGAAGGCACTGCTA gcgGTCAGACTAAAGAAGAAGTCATAGAAACAAATGAAAGATTGAGAGCAGTACGAATTCGTTTGGAAGAATCCTATGATACGGCTAAAAAGTCACTCATTACACTAATGACTAAGTACACAGAGAGTAAGTCAACGCGAAATGTCTTCCAAAGGTATAATCTTCTGAAGGCTATGATTAag gaAGTTATCCGGTTGGAAACACAATATTGGACACTGGTCGAGATACCTAAACAAGAGAAACAAGAGACGGTACCGTCATTCGTGCTTAGGGCGTGTGGGATTGTGGAAAAATCGCAAAAGTCTGGTGAAGGTGTCAAGTCTACGGCTAAATTAGCTGAAGAGGATGAAAAGAAACGAGAACGTATTGATAGACTTTGTG ACATGACGACAGCTCAAATTGAAGCAGAGAATACACAAATGACAAACGACCTTTACCGATTGTTAAAGAAATACACTGGTCTAAGAAATCTTATAAGAGAACTgaag GTAGAATACGTCAACTCAAAAGTGTACCCGATATTTCCACGTTACAATATACTGAAAGACTTAATAAAGGACATCATGCATCATCAGGAATACATGGAAGTCTGCCACGAAGTTGATGCTGTATAA
- the LOC113552163 gene encoding uncharacterized protein LOC113552163 isoform X1 has protein sequence MESSAILQLHYLLFRIRRLAGSNIVGKFTQSVRRIVQDVKDEGTASGQTKEEVIETNERLRAVRIRLEESYDTAKKSLITLMTKYTESKSTRNVFQRYNLLKAMIKEVIRLETQYWTLVEIPKQEKQETVPSFVLRACGIVEKSQKSGEGVKSTAKLAEEDEKKRERIDRLCDMTTAQIEAENTQMTNDLYRLLKKYTGLRNLIRELKVEYVNSKVYPIFPRYNILKDLIKDIMHHQEYMEVCHEVDAV, from the exons cTGGTTCGAATATTGTGGGCAAGTTTACTCAGAGTGTCAGACGAATAGTACAAGACGTCAAGGACGAAGGCACTGCTA gcgGTCAGACTAAAGAAGAAGTCATAGAAACAAATGAAAGATTGAGAGCAGTACGAATTCGTTTGGAAGAATCCTATGATACGGCTAAAAAGTCACTCATTACACTAATGACTAAGTACACAGAGAGTAAGTCAACGCGAAATGTCTTCCAAAGGTATAATCTTCTGAAGGCTATGATTAag gaAGTTATCCGGTTGGAAACACAATATTGGACACTGGTCGAGATACCTAAACAAGAGAAACAAGAGACGGTACCGTCATTCGTGCTTAGGGCGTGTGGGATTGTGGAAAAATCGCAAAAGTCTGGTGAAGGTGTCAAGTCTACGGCTAAATTAGCTGAAGAGGATGAAAAGAAACGAGAACGTATTGATAGACTTTGTG ACATGACGACAGCTCAAATTGAAGCAGAGAATACACAAATGACAAACGACCTTTACCGATTGTTAAAGAAATACACTGGTCTAAGAAATCTTATAAGAGAACTgaag GTAGAATACGTCAACTCAAAAGTGTACCCGATATTTCCACGTTACAATATACTGAAAGACTTAATAAAGGACATCATGCATCATCAGGAATACATGGAAGTCTGCCACGAAGTTGATGCTGTATAA